In Ascaphus truei isolate aAscTru1 chromosome 7, aAscTru1.hap1, whole genome shotgun sequence, one genomic interval encodes:
- the LOC142498688 gene encoding elongation factor 1-gamma-A-like isoform X2: MDLTERPSGTPGTESNTDSVKRLLSMRKQTITPTSRYVGSSDLQGSSLKDRSLAQQWMRFTENEIVPLLCAWVYATMGMLPHSKQVFQPSFHEPYSNVNRWFGTRVHLPEFVAVLGDITLCKEARQFKEGCPMNITFPMEKNTEV, encoded by the exons ATGGACCTAACGGAGAGGCCCAGCGGGACTCCAGGCACTGAATCAAATACTGATAGTGTTAAAAGGCTACTTTCAATGAGGAAG CAAACAATCACTCCCACAAGTAGATATG TTGGTTCAAGTGACCTGCAAGGCTCTTCTTTAAAGGACCGTTCCCTCGCCCAGCAGTGGATGCGCTTTACTGAGAATGAAATCGTGCCGCTTCTCTGTGCGTGGGTATATGCCACCATGGGAATGCTTCCACACAGTAAACAG GTTTTCCAGCCCTCCTTCCATGAACCATATAGCAATGTCAACCGCTGGTTTGGCACACGTGTTCATTTACCAGAGTTTGTGGCAGTACTCGGGGACATCACGCTATGTAAAGAGGCTCGTCAGTTTAAAG aggGATGTCCTATGAACATAACTTTCCCAATGGAGAAAAATACAGAAGTGTGA
- the LOC142498688 gene encoding elongation factor 1-gamma-like isoform X1 produces MDLTERPSGTPGTESNTDSVKRLLSMRKQTITPTSRYVGSSDLQGSSLKDRSLAQQWMRFTENEIVPLLCAWVYATMGMLPHSKQDTERAKDECKEVFSLLSTRLRTCTFLVGERLSLADIITACALLWPYILVFQPSFHEPYSNVNRWFGTRVHLPEFVAVLGDITLCKEARQFKEGCPMNITFPMEKNTEV; encoded by the exons ATGGACCTAACGGAGAGGCCCAGCGGGACTCCAGGCACTGAATCAAATACTGATAGTGTTAAAAGGCTACTTTCAATGAGGAAG CAAACAATCACTCCCACAAGTAGATATG TTGGTTCAAGTGACCTGCAAGGCTCTTCTTTAAAGGACCGTTCCCTCGCCCAGCAGTGGATGCGCTTTACTGAGAATGAAATCGTGCCGCTTCTCTGTGCGTGGGTATATGCCACCATGGGAATGCTTCCACACAGTAAACAG gatacagagagagcgaaggaTGAATGTAAGGAAGTCTTCTCTCTCCTCAGCACTCGCCTGCGTACCTGCACATTCTTAGTGGGAGAGAGGCTGTCCCTTGCTGATATAATCACAGCATGTGCTCTTTTGTGGCCTTACATTCTG GTTTTCCAGCCCTCCTTCCATGAACCATATAGCAATGTCAACCGCTGGTTTGGCACACGTGTTCATTTACCAGAGTTTGTGGCAGTACTCGGGGACATCACGCTATGTAAAGAGGCTCGTCAGTTTAAAG aggGATGTCCTATGAACATAACTTTCCCAATGGAGAAAAATACAGAAGTGTGA